One window of the Trifolium pratense cultivar HEN17-A07 linkage group LG2, ARS_RC_1.1, whole genome shotgun sequence genome contains the following:
- the LOC123909016 gene encoding thaumatin-like protein 1, protein MTFLSILTFTLCSLLLTLTPSQAANFEIVNNCPYTVWAAASPGGGRRLDRGQTWNLWVNPGTAMARIWGRTGCNFDGSGRGRCQTGDCTGGLQCTGWGVPPNTLAEFALNQYANQDFYDISLVDGFNIPMDFFPLNGGCHKISCTADINGHCPNELRTQGGCNNPCTVYKTNEYCCTNGQGSCGPTYFSRFFKDRCHDSYSYPQDDPTSTFTCPAGSNYKVVFCPLGAPHIEMPLNQTSVY, encoded by the coding sequence ATGACTTTCTTATCAATCCTCACATTCACACTATGCTCCCTACTCCTCACCCTCACTCCCTCACAAGCAGCCAACTTTGAGATCGTCAACAATTGCCCTTACACCGTTTGGGCCGCTGCTAGCCCAGGCGGTGGTCGCCGTCTTGACCGCGGTCAAACATGGAACCTTTGGGTCAACCCTGGAACTGCCATGGCTCGTATCTGGGGTCGTACTGGTTGCAACTTTGATGGTAGCGGTCGTGGCCGTTGCCAGACAGGTGATTGTACCGGTGGACTCCAGTGCACTGGTTGGGGTGTCCCACCAAACACATTGGCTGAATTTGCATTGAACCAATACGCAAATCAAGATTTCTACGACATCTCACTCGTTGATGGTTTCAATATTCCGATGGATTTCTTCCCTCTTAACGGAGGATGTCACAAAATCAGTTGCACGGCCGATATTAACGGACACTGCCCTAATGAATTGAGGACTCAAGGTGGTTGTAACAACCCTTGCACGGTTTATAAAACTAATGAATATTGTTGTACTAATGGACAAGGTTCTTGTGGGCCTACTTATTTCTCAAGGTTTTTTAAGGATAGATGTCATGATTCTTATAGTTACCCTCAAGATGATCCAACAAGTACTTTCACTTGCCCAGCTGGATCTAACTATAAAGTTGTTTTCTGTCCTCTTGGAGCTCCTCATATTGAGATGCCACTAAATCAAACTAGTGTGTATTGA